In Thermoplasmata archaeon, the genomic window CTTGGATGTCACGCCTTCCGCAACGCAACTGAGGCTCGACATCACGATAAAGGACTACGCCAGCAGGGAACTCATCCAATCGGATATGAAGAAAGAACTGTACATCAAACTGGCCGAGAGCGGAATCGAGATGTCCTTCAGCAAGCTTAAAGTTAATGCGGCAGGACCGGGAGATAAGGTCCCGATCTGAAAACCATCAGAACCCGTCCAACTTCCTCTGGGAGTTGTCCGGAAGGAAGGAATGGCCTTGGGAGAGCTCCTTGTTGAGCCTCTCAAGGTTCTCCCTCATAGTGTCTTCCTTCTTCTTGCTGGCAGCCTCGATCCCTTCGTCCATGGTCCCTGCAGCGACCAGAACATAGACCTCTCCGTCGTTCTTCCTGCCTGTACGTCCCCTTCTCTGAATGGTACGTATTTCTGATGGGACGGGCTCATAGAAGATCACCACATTGGTGCTTGAGATATCAAGGCCTTCTTCCCCCACTGACGTTGCCACGATGACATTGACATCGCCGGAACGGAGACGGTCCAATAGTTCGACCTGCTCCTTCTGCGACATACCGTCCTTGGCCTGACCTATCAGCCTGGAGACCTTAGCGCCGCTTATTGTGGACAGCTTCTTGACCATCATATCGCATGTATCGCGGTACTGCGTGAACACCATCACCTTGGAGTCGGGCTCATCTATCAAGGTCTTACTGACGATGGACATCGTCTTGGAGACTTTTGGATGCTCCACGTTGGTAGAATCCACGATCTTCCTCATGTCCTTGTATTCGGCACGGTTGATCATCTCCTTGGCGCTCCTTCCGCCCTGCTCCTGTTCTGCCTCCTCTTCCAGCTTGTCAAGATATATCTTGAGGGGTGTAATCCCCTGTGTTTCCGCCAGCATCATCGCGTGGGATATCTTGATGCCCTTTGCCGTCAGGGACAGACCCTTGTACACTATCGCTGTCTTTTCGCCAGTGTTCAGTCTTGTCTGGAGCATCCTCTGTATGTCAAGGAAATGACTCCTGGTCGGAGGTCTGGCGGGATTCATCAGCTTGAGACTCACCAGCTCACTGACATAATGGCTGAGCTGTGTTTTCAGCAAATGGTCCACGGCAACGAGGTCGTCAGGTAGTTTGACCGTCAGTCTGATGATATAGGTATCATGGACATAAGGGGAAACATCACGATCATCCTCCGACCTGACATCGATCCTTCCGATGCGAAGATTGATGCAGACCTCCTTGATCTTGTTGATGTTGGCCCCAGGTGATGCCGTCATTCCTATACAGCGTATCCTCTTGTTGCAATACTCGGCGACGGTCACATTGGCATAACCGCCGACGCTTCTGTGTGCCTCATCGAAGATCACCAAGGATACTTTGTCCAGGGAATAGCGGCCTTCCGTAAGGTCGTTCGCGACCGTTTGCGGCGTAGCTACGATGACATCGTTCTGCTCGAACATGTTTACCCTCCTCTGAGGGGCAACGTTCCCGCTGAGGATGCATACGCTATGACCGACCATCAGATTAGAGAATGTATTGTAATGCTGGTCAAGCAGCGGTTTGGTAGGTGCAAGGATTATTACCTTGCCTTGATCCACGAAATCAGCTGCCACACGGAGAGCTACAATCGTCTTCCCCAGACCGGTGGGGAGGATAAGGAGTGTGTTGGACCTTATGCAGCCGTTCACCATGCTAGTCTGGTAGCTGCGTTCCTCGACCTTATCCGGTGCTATGTTGGAATGAACGACAAAGCTCATTGAAGGGACAACGGCGAACGCTATCAAATACGTTTTGTCAAATCAAAAGAAAGAAAAAGTTGATGGGCCGTAAGGCCCTTTGGATTGTTTAGTGGCATCCGCCGCCGCAAGAAGCGCAGCCGTTGAAGTTGGGGTTGCGGATAGTGAGTCCGGTTCCGAAGTTGGGGTCATCGATGAACTCGATAACACACTCGTCAAGCTCCTTCTTCGTCTCATCGTCGTAATACATCTTGAAATCCTTGGCAGTTTCATCGATGATATCTCCCTCGGCCTCCTTCTCCTGGAAGGACATACCGAACTGAGGTCCGGAGCAAGCAAAACCGGCGACGTAGATCTTGATACCGTATCCAGTCTTCTGGTTCTTCTCTAGCAGATCGGTGATGAACTTTTCTGCCTCAGGTGTTATGGTTACCATGTTATCAAACCCTCCAAACAGTGGGTAGAATATAAAGCAATAGGATGGATTCCGCGGAATTCACGCAGCTTATGTTATCCTACTCTTAACACCACTATGTGTCTTGGATGTATCCTCCGTCAATACTTGATATCATACGCGTCAGCGAACGCTCTGAGTGCATAGGATTGCGAACGTGTCATGGACATGTAAGAACCTATCATGATGCTCTCTAGGATCTCATCCTTGGATGCTCCGGCGTCTTTTGCATGTTGGATCTGAACCTTCAGACAATGCTCTCCTCCGATGGCTGCTGCAGCAGATATCGCCAGAAGATATCTGAACTTCTTCTCGATGGCTGCGTTCTCATTCTCCAGAACACACTTTGAGAAACCGGCCGCTGGAACGAATATGTCTGGACGGACGCTCAGTACCTTGTTGGTTACTGGTATGAACCCATACATCTCTTCTGTTGCCTTAAGGATCTTTTCGGTGATCTCACGTTGCTTAGGATCTTCCTGCATGAATCATGAATTCCAAAGCATCGGTTTAAAAATTGTCTAAAGAGAGCGGATTTGTCACATTGACCGCAGCATATCGGCTTTATATTCCCCACTAGAACGTTTAGCTTCTGCGTTGCAAACGCAGGAAATAATAATGGACAAAGAAGGGATGTTGAACCGCATATTCGTATCAGAAGGCGAAAAGTACGGTTACAACGAAGTCACCGCAGGATTCTCTTCGGAGAAGAACCTAAAAGTGTCTTGGATACGCACAGGAACATGGATCGACATATGGCTGAGCGACTATCTGGAGGATGCTCCGAAGGAAGTCCTGGAATCCGTGGCAGAGACGGTATTCAGAAGGATATGCATCCATGCCAAGGAACCCTACTCAGACGAACTGGTCGAATATGTTACCGGAGAGATGTTTTTGGAAAAGAACCGTCCGATCTACCTCTCCAGGATATCAGGTGTCAGCAAGGGTACCAAGGGTCGCCACCATGACCTTATGAACAGCTATCAGAGACTCGTAAGGGACGGCATGATCGAATACGACCCCGACCTTGTGATCAGATGGGCGCCCCTGTGGGACGGCAAATCTGTCGGGCAGTCAAGCGTGCTCATGAA contains:
- a CDS encoding carboxymuconolactone decarboxylase family protein, with amino-acid sequence MQEDPKQREITEKILKATEEMYGFIPVTNKVLSVRPDIFVPAAGFSKCVLENENAAIEKKFRYLLAISAAAAIGGEHCLKVQIQHAKDAGASKDEILESIMIGSYMSMTRSQSYALRAFADAYDIKY
- a CDS encoding DEAD/DEAH box helicase, whose amino-acid sequence is MSFVVHSNIAPDKVEERSYQTSMVNGCIRSNTLLILPTGLGKTIVALRVAADFVDQGKVIILAPTKPLLDQHYNTFSNLMVGHSVCILSGNVAPQRRVNMFEQNDVIVATPQTVANDLTEGRYSLDKVSLVIFDEAHRSVGGYANVTVAEYCNKRIRCIGMTASPGANINKIKEVCINLRIGRIDVRSEDDRDVSPYVHDTYIIRLTVKLPDDLVAVDHLLKTQLSHYVSELVSLKLMNPARPPTRSHFLDIQRMLQTRLNTGEKTAIVYKGLSLTAKGIKISHAMMLAETQGITPLKIYLDKLEEEAEQEQGGRSAKEMINRAEYKDMRKIVDSTNVEHPKVSKTMSIVSKTLIDEPDSKVMVFTQYRDTCDMMVKKLSTISGAKVSRLIGQAKDGMSQKEQVELLDRLRSGDVNVIVATSVGEEGLDISSTNVVIFYEPVPSEIRTIQRRGRTGRKNDGEVYVLVAAGTMDEGIEAASKKKEDTMRENLERLNKELSQGHSFLPDNSQRKLDGF
- a CDS encoding iron-sulfur cluster assembly accessory protein — encoded protein: MVTITPEAEKFITDLLEKNQKTGYGIKIYVAGFACSGPQFGMSFQEKEAEGDIIDETAKDFKMYYDDETKKELDECVIEFIDDPNFGTGLTIRNPNFNGCASCGGGCH